From Aliarcobacter butzleri, the proteins below share one genomic window:
- a CDS encoding efflux RND transporter periplasmic adaptor subunit, which translates to MKKFLGLVLLISTLYSNENLTARAVIISLDKTVLSSEIAGEIIELSKYEGDSFKKGETLIRLDCSIYKAQKRKIEVEKEIARLELEKNKKLDTYGSIGTFEIQISQENFNKQKAESDIASINVERCDIKAPFDGRIASKKVSKYQSIKPQDELLEIIGTDNLEAKVVVPSSWLIWLKKGIQLDLNIDETGTTVKAQVVQMDSIVDPTSQSITVRAKLLKPFDNITPGMSATANFYEN; encoded by the coding sequence ATGAAAAAGTTTCTAGGTCTTGTTTTGTTGATTTCAACTTTATATTCAAATGAAAATTTAACAGCTAGAGCAGTTATCATTTCATTGGATAAAACAGTTTTATCTAGTGAAATAGCAGGAGAGATAATAGAACTTTCTAAATATGAAGGTGATTCTTTTAAAAAAGGTGAAACTTTAATACGATTAGATTGTTCTATTTATAAAGCACAAAAGAGAAAAATTGAAGTTGAAAAAGAGATAGCAAGATTAGAACTAGAAAAAAATAAAAAACTAGATACTTATGGTTCTATTGGTACTTTTGAAATACAAATTTCACAAGAAAATTTTAATAAACAAAAAGCAGAAAGTGATATTGCTTCAATCAATGTAGAAAGATGTGATATTAAAGCTCCATTTGATGGAAGAATAGCTTCTAAAAAAGTGTCAAAATATCAAAGCATTAAACCTCAAGATGAACTTTTAGAGATTATAGGAACAGATAATCTTGAAGCAAAAGTAGTAGTACCTTCTTCTTGGCTTATTTGGTTAAAAAAAGGAATACAACTTGATTTAAATATTGATGAGACAGGAACAACAGTTAAAGCTCAAGTTGTTCAAATGGATTCAATAGTTGATCCAACTAGTCAATCTATAACAGTTAGAGCAAAACTTTTAAAACCATTTGACAATATAACGCCAGGTATGAGTGCAACAGCAAATTTTTACGAAAATTAA